From Cheilinus undulatus linkage group 18, ASM1832078v1, whole genome shotgun sequence, the proteins below share one genomic window:
- the id2a gene encoding DNA-binding protein inhibitor ID-2a, whose translation MKAISPVRSFRKNNANLTEHSLGISRSKTPVDDPLSLLYNMNDCYSKLKELVPSIPQNKNVSKMEILQHVIDYILDLQIALDSSVALTSLHHQPARPGQAPSRTPLTTLNTDISILSLQSPELPSELMTDDSRTLHR comes from the exons atgaaagcaaTAAGCCCCGTGCGGTCCTTCCGGAAAAACAACGCCAACCTAACGGAGCACTCCTTGGGAATCTCTCGGAGCAAGACCCCGGTGGACGACCCTCTCAGCCTGCTGTACAACATGAACGACTGCTACTCCAAGCTGAAGGAGCTCGTGCCCAGCATTCCCCAGAATAAGAACGTCAGCAAGATGGAAATCCTGCAGCATGTCATCGACTACATCCTGGACCTGCAGATCGCGCTTGACTCCAGTGTCGCACTCACCAGCCTGCATCACCAGCCTGCGCGGCCGGGGCAGGCTCCATCCAGGACCCCTTTGACCACCCTCAACACAGATATCAGCATCTTGTCATTACAG tccCCGGAGTTGCCATCAGAGCTGATGACAGATGACAGCCGGACTCTGCATCGTTAA